Proteins from a genomic interval of Clostridium scatologenes:
- a CDS encoding acetyl-CoA C-acetyltransferase — translation MREVVIASAVRTAIGSFGGSLKDISAVDLGAIVIKEAINRAGIKPEMVDEVVMGNVLQAGLGQNPARQASVKSGIPVEVPSFSINKVCGSGLRAVSLAFQMVISGYNDIVIAGGMENMSRAPYLLNNARWGQRMGDGKLIDEMITDGLWDAFNGYHMGITAENVAEKWGITRKMQDEFALQSQLKSEKAIKEGRFKDEIVPVSIPQKRGEPKIFDTDEFPRFGATIEGLNKLKPAFKKDGTVTAGNASGINDGAAAFVIMSAERAKELEIKPLAKIVSFGSKGIDPSIMGYGPVASTKEALERADLSVNDLDLVEANEAFASQCLAVAKDLEFDMNKVNVNGGAIAMGHPIGASGARILVTLIHEMIKRNSNRGLATLCIGGGQGTAIIIER, via the coding sequence ATGAGAGAAGTAGTTATAGCAAGCGCAGTTAGAACAGCTATAGGTTCTTTTGGTGGAAGTTTAAAAGATATCTCAGCAGTTGATTTAGGAGCTATAGTAATTAAAGAAGCAATAAATAGAGCAGGTATAAAACCAGAAATGGTTGATGAAGTGGTTATGGGAAATGTGCTTCAAGCAGGGCTTGGACAAAATCCTGCAAGACAAGCTTCAGTAAAATCAGGTATACCAGTAGAGGTACCATCATTTAGCATAAATAAGGTTTGTGGTTCAGGATTAAGAGCAGTTAGTTTAGCATTTCAGATGGTAATATCAGGTTATAATGATATTGTAATTGCTGGTGGAATGGAAAATATGTCTAGAGCTCCATATTTATTAAACAATGCAAGATGGGGCCAGAGAATGGGCGATGGAAAATTAATTGATGAAATGATTACAGATGGACTTTGGGATGCTTTTAATGGATATCATATGGGAATAACAGCAGAAAATGTAGCAGAAAAATGGGGAATAACTAGAAAAATGCAGGATGAATTCGCGCTGCAATCTCAATTAAAGTCAGAAAAAGCTATTAAAGAAGGAAGATTTAAAGATGAAATAGTGCCAGTATCTATACCTCAAAAAAGAGGAGAACCTAAAATATTCGATACTGATGAGTTCCCAAGGTTTGGAGCAACCATTGAAGGGTTAAATAAACTAAAACCAGCATTTAAGAAAGATGGAACAGTAACTGCAGGTAATGCTTCAGGTATAAATGATGGAGCAGCAGCGTTTGTTATAATGAGTGCTGAAAGAGCAAAAGAATTAGAAATAAAACCATTAGCTAAAATTGTTTCTTTTGGTAGTAAGGGAATAGATCCATCAATTATGGGATATGGTCCAGTAGCGTCAACTAAAGAAGCTTTAGAAAGAGCAGATTTATCAGTAAACGATTTAGATTTAGTGGAGGCAAATGAAGCTTTTGCTTCTCAATGTTTAGCAGTGGCTAAGGACTTAGAATTTGATATGAATAAAGTAAATGTAAATGGTGGAGCTATAGCTATGGGACATCCTATAGGAGCCTCAGGAGCTAGAATATTAGTTACACTTATACATGAAATGATAAAAAGAAATTCTAATAGGGGTCTTGCAACTTTATGTATAGGTGGAGGTCAAGGAACAGCAATCATTATTGAAAGATAG
- a CDS encoding 3-hydroxybutyryl-CoA dehydrogenase: MKVFVLGAGTMGSGIVQTFAQSGYEVIMRDIEERFVQRGIEIITKNLEKSVQKGKLSEEEKNEILGRIKPTTDMNLAKEVDLVVEAAIENMEIKKKIFAELDVICKPEAILATNTSSLSITDVGSATKRPDKVIGMHFFNPVPVMKLVEVIKGIATSEETNNTIIEIAKNLKKDAVQVEEAPGFVVNRILIPMINESIGILADNVATAEDIDLAMKLGANHPIGPLALADLIGNDVCLAIMEVLYSEFGDSKYRPHPLLRKMVRAGYLGRKSGIGFHNYNK; this comes from the coding sequence ATGAAAGTATTTGTTTTAGGAGCAGGAACAATGGGATCAGGAATTGTTCAGACCTTTGCTCAATCAGGATATGAAGTAATAATGAGAGATATTGAAGAAAGATTTGTTCAAAGAGGTATTGAAATAATTACTAAGAATTTGGAAAAAAGTGTTCAAAAAGGAAAGCTTTCAGAAGAAGAAAAAAATGAAATTCTTGGTAGAATAAAACCTACAACAGATATGAATTTGGCAAAGGAAGTAGATTTGGTTGTAGAAGCCGCTATTGAAAATATGGAAATTAAGAAAAAAATATTTGCTGAATTAGATGTAATATGTAAGCCAGAGGCTATTCTTGCAACAAATACATCATCTTTGTCAATAACGGATGTAGGAAGTGCTACAAAGAGACCAGATAAAGTTATAGGAATGCATTTTTTCAATCCAGTTCCAGTAATGAAATTGGTGGAAGTCATAAAAGGAATTGCCACTTCTGAAGAAACTAATAATACTATAATTGAAATAGCTAAAAACCTAAAAAAAGATGCTGTACAAGTTGAAGAAGCTCCAGGTTTTGTTGTTAATAGAATACTTATACCAATGATAAATGAGTCAATAGGAATTTTAGCAGATAATGTTGCAACTGCTGAAGATATTGATTTAGCAATGAAATTAGGAGCAAATCATCCAATAGGACCTTTAGCTTTAGCTGATTTGATAGGTAATGATGTTTGTTTAGCTATTATGGAAGTATTATATTCAGAATTTGGTGATTCAAAATATAGACCTCATCCTTTATTAAGAAAAATGGTCAGAGCTGGATATTTGGGAAGAAAAAGTGGCATTGGATTCCACAATTATAATAAATAA
- a CDS encoding short-chain-enoyl-CoA hydratase — protein MGYENVVLEKQGHIATLSFNRPRVLNALNSNVLNELDKVLNEIEEDKDIYVVIITGYGKAFVAGADILEMKDKTPEESRKFAELGLKVFRKIELMEKPIIAAVNGFALGGGCELAMSCDIRIASEKAKFGQPEVGLGIIPGFAGTQRLSRLIGIGKAKELIFTSNLINAVEAEKLGLVNKVVEHDHLMLEAISLAENIVSKAQLAVRYSKTSINRGIESDIETGMSIEKDLFGLCFATEDQKEGMSAFLEKRQANFKNK, from the coding sequence ATGGGGTATGAAAACGTTGTTTTAGAAAAACAAGGTCATATTGCTACTTTGAGTTTTAATAGGCCTCGTGTGCTTAATGCTTTAAACAGTAATGTGCTAAATGAACTTGATAAGGTATTAAATGAAATTGAGGAAGATAAAGACATCTACGTAGTAATAATAACTGGTTATGGAAAAGCTTTTGTAGCTGGTGCAGATATATTAGAAATGAAAGACAAGACGCCAGAAGAAAGTAGAAAATTTGCAGAATTAGGTTTAAAAGTATTTAGGAAAATAGAACTTATGGAAAAGCCGATCATTGCAGCTGTTAATGGATTTGCACTTGGTGGTGGTTGTGAATTGGCTATGAGTTGTGATATACGAATAGCTTCAGAAAAGGCAAAGTTTGGACAACCAGAAGTTGGACTTGGAATTATCCCAGGTTTTGCAGGAACTCAAAGACTTTCACGGCTTATTGGAATAGGAAAAGCTAAAGAATTAATATTCACTAGTAATTTAATTAATGCTGTTGAAGCAGAAAAGTTAGGTTTAGTAAATAAAGTTGTAGAACATGATCATTTAATGCTTGAAGCTATAAGTTTAGCAGAAAATATTGTTTCAAAAGCTCAATTAGCAGTAAGGTATTCAAAAACATCTATAAATAGAGGAATTGAAAGTGATATAGAGACAGGAATGTCAATTGAGAAGGATTTGTTTGGTTTATGTTTTGCAACAGAGGACCAAAAGGAAGGCATGTCTGCATTTTTAGAAAAACGACAAGCAAATTTTAAGAATAAATAA
- a CDS encoding methyl-accepting chemotaxis protein, which translates to MTIQKKLPLFLAILVTISLIVTSLFVYFFTSKMLKNEALNKVSINCNLGTDDINSLIVSEKKEVELLSQQKDIVDISKIRKSNSDDSFFSTYMNHKSFTILKNRASTLKDHEHLFVIDLNGEIFADSNTSSLKLDLKSRKYFQDALKGKASISDTIISKANGKSIIVFVYPVKDDFGNVIAVMANSVYTDYFTNKLKNIKIGNTGYAYLVDKSGLMLSHPLKEKINKKIENSKILQVVSRINKGETIKLDTGCYNINGITEIMSYNVVPEVDWVFAVTQSATEANSAANLLLKIILAATAVSAIISIFLGYVASKKITLPINELMGLMDKAANGDITVISHFHSKDELGNLSANFNKMISNIKSLIIDIDEAILIVMNGAELLTKASKENVESISQVSFEIENIAKGANYQAKETDCTYNLFEKFGELIDTASIMNLKINEYSSSIKESNSNGKAIVKDLQEKNNAQSKLSNNLTYAIENLDKKSLNIKDITHTISDIAEQTNLLSLNAAIEAAKSGKQGNGFAVVADEIKKLANQSKSAAEEISLIIGEIQNDMHYSVNTAKSVELAIDKQTIAVSNTEKAFDTISEKICNIASKIDESSKLFSELKKNKNVMLNSVQNISSICEKTAASSEEVSASTEQQTASMESISVESENLKNQIIKLKEASKLFKIR; encoded by the coding sequence ATGACTATACAAAAAAAATTACCATTGTTTTTAGCTATACTAGTAACAATTTCTTTGATTGTTACCAGTCTATTTGTTTATTTTTTCACTTCAAAGATGCTAAAAAATGAAGCTCTAAACAAAGTTTCAATTAATTGTAACTTAGGCACTGACGATATCAATTCACTTATAGTTTCTGAAAAAAAAGAAGTTGAACTGTTATCACAGCAAAAAGATATAGTAGATATATCTAAAATTAGGAAATCAAATTCAGACGATTCTTTTTTTTCTACTTATATGAATCATAAATCATTCACAATTTTAAAAAATAGAGCTAGTACATTAAAAGATCATGAACATTTATTTGTAATAGATTTAAATGGTGAAATATTTGCTGACAGTAATACCTCATCATTAAAATTAGATTTAAAAAGCAGAAAATATTTTCAAGATGCACTAAAAGGCAAAGCATCTATAAGCGATACTATAATATCTAAAGCTAATGGAAAAAGTATTATTGTTTTCGTTTATCCTGTTAAAGACGATTTTGGAAACGTTATCGCCGTTATGGCCAACTCAGTATATACAGATTATTTTACAAATAAACTCAAAAATATAAAAATAGGCAATACAGGATATGCATATTTAGTAGATAAATCTGGATTAATGTTATCTCATCCACTAAAAGAAAAAATAAATAAAAAAATAGAGAATTCTAAAATTCTACAAGTTGTATCAAGAATTAATAAAGGCGAAACAATTAAATTAGATACTGGATGCTACAATATCAATGGCATAACAGAAATTATGTCTTATAATGTGGTTCCAGAAGTAGATTGGGTATTTGCCGTAACACAAAGTGCCACTGAAGCAAATTCAGCAGCAAATCTATTACTCAAAATTATATTGGCTGCCACTGCTGTATCCGCAATAATATCTATTTTTTTAGGCTATGTTGCCTCAAAAAAAATTACTCTACCTATAAATGAATTAATGGGTTTAATGGATAAAGCAGCAAATGGTGATATAACTGTAATTTCACATTTTCATTCTAAAGATGAATTGGGAAATCTGAGTGCTAACTTTAATAAAATGATAAGTAATATAAAATCACTAATTATAGATATTGATGAAGCAATTTTAATTGTAATGAATGGTGCGGAGCTATTAACTAAAGCTTCAAAAGAAAATGTTGAATCAATTTCTCAAGTATCCTTTGAAATAGAAAATATAGCAAAAGGAGCTAACTATCAAGCAAAAGAAACTGATTGTACTTACAATTTATTTGAAAAATTTGGTGAATTAATTGACACTGCTTCAATAATGAATTTAAAAATAAATGAATATTCTTCCTCCATAAAAGAATCCAATAGTAATGGTAAAGCCATTGTCAAAGATTTACAAGAAAAAAATAATGCTCAAAGCAAGCTTAGTAATAACTTAACTTATGCAATTGAAAATTTAGATAAAAAATCTTTGAATATTAAAGATATAACACATACTATATCTGATATAGCAGAACAAACAAATTTACTTTCACTTAATGCAGCAATCGAAGCTGCTAAATCTGGTAAACAAGGAAATGGGTTTGCAGTTGTTGCAGATGAAATAAAAAAATTAGCAAATCAATCAAAAAGTGCAGCTGAAGAAATATCACTTATAATTGGAGAAATACAAAATGACATGCACTATTCTGTAAACACAGCTAAAAGTGTAGAACTTGCTATTGATAAACAAACAATTGCTGTATCAAATACTGAAAAAGCCTTTGATACTATATCTGAAAAAATATGTAATATAGCAAGCAAAATTGACGAATCTAGTAAATTGTTTTCTGAACTTAAAAAAAATAAAAATGTAATGCTTAATTCAGTTCAAAATATATCATCCATTTGTGAAAAAACAGCAGCTTCATCAGAAGAAGTATCAGCTTCCACAGAACAGCAAACTGCTTCCATGGAATCTATATCTGTAGAATCCGAAAATTTAAAAAATCAAATTATTAAATTAAAAGAAGCTTCTAAGTTGTTTAAAATACGCTAA
- a CDS encoding AsnC family transcriptional regulator has protein sequence MDNVDKQLLNLLQEGLPVEYRPFLVLGKKLGVSEQEIISRIEKLKSQGYIRRLGGIFDSKNLGYFSTLCAMKVPEKSIDYTAKIVNSYDEITHNYIRDDEYNMWFTIIAPSEHRIIEIIENIKKKTSIGDILNLPSSKVFKVKVSLDVINNV, from the coding sequence ATGGATAATGTAGACAAACAATTATTGAATTTGTTACAGGAAGGATTACCAGTAGAATATAGGCCTTTTTTGGTATTAGGTAAAAAATTAGGGGTTTCAGAACAAGAAATTATAAGTAGAATAGAAAAGCTAAAATCGCAAGGTTATATAAGAAGACTTGGAGGAATTTTTGATTCGAAAAATTTAGGATACTTTAGCACCTTATGTGCTATGAAGGTACCTGAAAAAAGCATAGACTATACAGCAAAAATAGTTAATAGTTATGATGAAATAACTCATAATTATATAAGGGATGATGAGTACAATATGTGGTTTACTATTATTGCTCCATCAGAACATAGAATTATTGAAATTATAGAGAACATTAAGAAAAAAACTTCAATTGGAGATATATTAAATTTACCTTCAAGTAAGGTATTTAAAGTTAAGGTGTCTTTAGATGTTATAAACAATGTTTAG
- the nirJ2 gene encoding putative heme d1 biosynthesis radical SAM protein NirJ2, translated as MIVSWNTTNKCNMYCSHCYRDSGKEYKEELTTEQGKKLIEQIAKAGFRMMIFSGGEPLMRNDIFELIQYASDFGLIPVLGSNGTLITLDIAQKLKKSGARSVGISLDSLNEEKHNKFRSHENAWKNTVQGMKNCREAGLKFQVHTTVMKWNKEEILDITDFAVKIGASAHHIFFLVPTGRGNEIEEQALGNKEYKIMLENIMKKQQEVNIELKPTCAPQFVRIAESLGVKTRFRRGCLAGISYCIVSPKGNVQPCAYLMETAGNVKEKAFNDIWNDSSILKNLRSLDYKGSCGQCSYKESCGGCRARTAHYNNGDYMSGENSCILSKS; from the coding sequence ATGATTGTTTCATGGAATACTACGAATAAATGTAATATGTATTGTAGTCACTGCTATAGAGATTCTGGAAAAGAATATAAGGAAGAATTGACCACAGAACAAGGTAAAAAACTTATAGAACAAATTGCAAAAGCAGGATTTAGGATGATGATTTTTTCTGGTGGAGAACCTTTAATGAGAAATGATATTTTTGAACTTATACAATATGCTTCAGATTTTGGGTTGATACCAGTTTTGGGAAGCAATGGAACTTTAATTACTCTAGATATTGCTCAAAAATTGAAGAAATCAGGAGCAAGGTCAGTAGGTATAAGTCTGGATAGTTTAAATGAAGAAAAACATAATAAATTTAGAAGTCATGAAAATGCATGGAAGAATACAGTACAAGGAATGAAAAATTGTAGGGAAGCTGGACTTAAATTTCAAGTACATACTACAGTTATGAAGTGGAATAAGGAAGAAATATTAGATATTACAGATTTTGCAGTTAAAATAGGAGCATCAGCTCATCATATATTCTTTTTAGTACCTACAGGAAGAGGAAATGAAATAGAAGAACAAGCATTAGGTAATAAAGAATATAAAATAATGTTAGAAAATATAATGAAAAAACAGCAAGAAGTAAACATTGAATTAAAGCCTACCTGTGCACCTCAATTTGTTAGGATTGCGGAAAGTTTAGGAGTTAAAACTAGATTTAGAAGAGGATGCTTGGCAGGTATAAGCTATTGTATAGTGAGTCCAAAGGGAAATGTTCAACCTTGTGCTTATTTAATGGAAACAGCGGGTAATGTGAAAGAAAAAGCTTTTAATGATATTTGGAATGATAGTAGTATATTGAAAAATTTAAGATCTTTGGATTATAAAGGAAGTTGTGGGCAATGCTCTTATAAGGAAAGCTGTGGAGGATGTAGAGCTAGAACTGCACATTATAATAATGGAGACTATATGTCAGGAGAAAATTCCTGCATATTAAGTAAATCATAA
- the nirJ1 gene encoding putative heme d1 biosynthesis radical SAM protein NirJ1 — protein MIGITKLLCNSQNFGDSIRYVKGAAEEKFGVSPGRGPVVVWNCTKTCNLKCMHCYAESDNKQYEGELSLKEAQNLIEDLGEFKVPVILFSGGEPLLRKDIFQILDYTKKNNIRSTLSTNGTLLEKDICKDLKRLKVGYVGVSLDGIGTKHDEFRRTKGAFDSALNGIRNCIDIDQKVGLRFTINNYNYNQLKDIFALIKEENIPRVCFYHLVYSGRGTEMIKNDISKEETRAAMDLIIEKALEFGTKVEILTVDNHADAVYLYMRAKETYPEIADRILNLIKVNGGNRSGMAFANVDFQGNIHADQFTWQHTFGNVRDKKFSEVWKNANHPILNGLRSRKALLKGRCKSCKWLSMCNGNFRSRAEAVTGDFWASDPACYLTNKEIGVEEGVGLI, from the coding sequence ATGATTGGTATAACTAAGCTATTATGCAATTCACAAAATTTTGGCGATAGCATTCGTTATGTAAAAGGAGCAGCTGAAGAAAAGTTTGGGGTGAGTCCTGGTAGAGGACCTGTTGTTGTTTGGAATTGTACAAAAACTTGTAATTTAAAATGTATGCATTGTTACGCAGAATCAGATAACAAACAATATGAAGGAGAATTAAGTCTTAAAGAAGCACAAAATCTTATTGAAGATCTAGGAGAATTTAAAGTTCCGGTAATATTATTTTCTGGTGGTGAACCGTTACTTAGAAAGGATATATTTCAAATATTAGATTATACGAAAAAAAATAATATAAGAAGTACTTTGTCTACTAATGGAACACTTTTGGAAAAGGATATTTGTAAGGATTTGAAGAGATTAAAGGTAGGATATGTAGGAGTAAGTTTAGATGGTATTGGAACAAAGCATGATGAGTTTAGAAGAACCAAAGGTGCTTTTGATAGTGCATTAAATGGAATAAGAAATTGTATTGATATAGACCAAAAAGTTGGATTAAGGTTTACTATAAATAATTATAATTACAATCAGTTAAAGGACATTTTTGCATTGATAAAGGAAGAGAATATACCCAGAGTTTGTTTTTATCATTTAGTTTATTCAGGAAGAGGAACTGAAATGATAAAAAATGATATTAGTAAAGAGGAAACTAGAGCTGCTATGGATTTAATTATAGAAAAAGCTTTAGAGTTTGGAACTAAGGTGGAAATACTAACAGTAGACAATCATGCAGATGCAGTTTATCTATATATGAGAGCTAAAGAAACATACCCTGAAATAGCAGATAGAATTTTAAATTTGATAAAAGTTAATGGAGGAAATAGGTCAGGAATGGCTTTTGCTAATGTGGATTTCCAGGGAAATATTCATGCAGATCAATTTACTTGGCAGCATACCTTTGGAAATGTAAGAGATAAAAAGTTTAGTGAAGTTTGGAAAAATGCCAATCATCCAATTTTAAATGGATTGAGAAGTAGGAAAGCTTTATTAAAAGGACGTTGCAAAAGTTGTAAATGGTTAAGCATGTGTAATGGAAATTTTAGAAGTCGTGCAGAAGCTGTAACTGGAGATTTTTGGGCCTCTGACCCTGCATGCTATCTTACAAATAAGGAAATAGGAGTAGAAGAAGGAGTAGGGTTAATTTAG
- a CDS encoding HutP family protein — protein MDHKSTIVAKASIKMAISSRSSEDKLMEAFKEKGILVTAVDIGGDFSQFTTKIIERALVASKRSGLIKDCHVHDGAVAGATKEALCELAPKANGLNVGGKIGIARSGEHLSVCIFLSIGLLHLNEVTIGLAHRSIPDIY, from the coding sequence ATGGATCATAAAAGTACAATAGTAGCTAAAGCTTCTATAAAAATGGCTATATCATCAAGATCTAGTGAAGATAAGCTTATGGAAGCTTTTAAAGAAAAAGGAATACTTGTTACTGCAGTAGATATAGGTGGTGATTTTTCCCAATTTACTACCAAAATAATCGAAAGAGCTTTAGTAGCTTCTAAAAGAAGTGGTCTTATAAAAGACTGCCATGTACATGATGGTGCTGTAGCTGGTGCTACTAAAGAAGCTCTATGTGAACTTGCACCTAAGGCTAATGGATTAAATGTAGGAGGAAAAATAGGTATAGCAAGATCCGGTGAACACTTAAGTGTATGTATATTTTTGAGTATAGGATTATTACATTTAAATGAAGTTACTATAGGTCTTGCACATCGATCTATACCAGATATATATTAA
- a CDS encoding ABC transporter substrate-binding protein, which translates to MVAKKLLCATCALFLGISVFTGCSSNNSKSENKSNKVVNIGISQLVEHPALDSTRKGFIDALSSKGYKDGDKIKIDFQNAQGDIPTAQTIASNFVSNKKDLILAIATPAAQAAYNSTKDIPILITAVTDPVNSGLVKSMDKPGTNVTGTSDASPIDKQFELIKKLVPNCKKIGILYNTSEANSEFQVKAAKEQASKMNLEIVAVGITSSNDISQALNSLLSKVDVLYTPTDNLVASSMSIISSKCIEKKIPLIGSEKAHVEAGALATEGIDFYKLGFQTGLMAVDIINGKKPADMPVQTLKETKLTINENTAQKLGITIPEDLKSKAELVKGGAK; encoded by the coding sequence ATGGTAGCAAAAAAATTATTGTGTGCAACTTGCGCACTATTTCTAGGTATCTCTGTTTTTACAGGGTGCTCTTCAAACAATAGTAAAAGTGAAAACAAATCTAATAAGGTGGTAAACATTGGTATAAGTCAACTTGTAGAACATCCAGCTTTGGATTCAACTCGTAAGGGCTTTATAGATGCTCTTAGTTCTAAAGGCTATAAGGATGGAGATAAAATCAAAATTGATTTTCAAAATGCTCAAGGTGATATACCAACAGCTCAAACCATTGCAAGCAATTTCGTTTCAAACAAAAAAGATTTAATATTAGCAATAGCAACACCTGCAGCACAAGCAGCTTATAACAGTACAAAGGATATTCCTATACTTATAACTGCTGTAACTGATCCTGTGAATTCTGGACTTGTAAAGTCTATGGATAAGCCTGGCACAAATGTTACAGGAACCAGTGATGCATCACCTATTGATAAACAATTTGAATTAATAAAAAAATTAGTACCTAATTGTAAAAAGATAGGTATATTATATAACACTAGTGAAGCAAATTCTGAATTTCAAGTAAAAGCAGCGAAGGAACAAGCATCAAAAATGAATTTAGAGATAGTTGCTGTGGGTATTACTAGCTCTAATGATATATCTCAAGCTTTAAATTCTTTACTCTCTAAAGTTGATGTTTTATATACACCAACAGATAATTTAGTGGCATCATCAATGTCTATTATTAGTTCAAAATGTATTGAAAAAAAGATACCTTTAATAGGTTCTGAAAAAGCTCATGTAGAAGCTGGAGCACTTGCCACTGAAGGCATAGATTTCTATAAACTTGGTTTCCAAACAGGACTCATGGCAGTTGACATTATAAATGGAAAAAAACCTGCTGATATGCCTGTACAAACTTTAAAGGAAACAAAACTCACAATAAATGAAAATACAGCTCAAAAACTTGGTATCACTATTCCAGAAGATTTAAAATCAAAGGCAGAACTGGTTAAAGGTGGTGCTAAGTAA
- a CDS encoding ABC transporter permease — MDGFIINILEQGFIFSIMAIGVYITYKILDFPDLSVDGTFALGAAVTASSLLKGINPFTSLILAFIVGCLAGGVTGILHVKLKITNLLSGILVMIGLYSINLRIMGKANIPLFAQNTIFSSRISPVIIIFIFAILTKVALDLFLKTKLGFVLKATGDNPQMVTSLGIDIGTIKIIGLMLSNGLVAISGSMMAQYQRFSDVGMGTGIIVMGLASVILGESVFKKAHFLLPTTTAILGSILYKASLSLALKLGLPPTDLKLITCIIVVIALSLNGKKLNLGFKALKSFTSGGVKIASNKKSAKSFQ, encoded by the coding sequence ATGGATGGGTTCATTATAAACATATTGGAACAAGGTTTTATATTCTCAATAATGGCTATTGGAGTTTATATAACTTATAAAATATTGGATTTTCCAGATCTATCAGTGGATGGAACCTTTGCTTTAGGGGCGGCAGTTACTGCCTCTTCCCTACTAAAAGGTATAAATCCTTTTACATCATTAATTTTAGCTTTTATAGTAGGTTGTCTAGCTGGAGGGGTTACGGGAATACTTCATGTTAAACTTAAAATAACTAACCTACTTTCAGGTATTTTAGTGATGATAGGTCTTTATTCTATAAATTTAAGAATAATGGGTAAAGCAAATATTCCATTATTCGCACAAAACACTATCTTTTCCAGCAGAATTTCTCCAGTAATTATAATTTTTATATTTGCTATTTTAACTAAAGTTGCATTGGATTTATTTTTAAAAACTAAACTTGGTTTTGTATTAAAGGCCACAGGAGATAACCCTCAAATGGTAACTTCTTTAGGTATCGATATAGGAACTATTAAAATAATAGGTCTTATGCTTTCAAATGGTTTAGTTGCAATATCAGGTTCTATGATGGCTCAATATCAGAGATTTTCTGATGTAGGTATGGGTACTGGAATTATAGTAATGGGTTTGGCTTCAGTTATACTTGGCGAATCTGTTTTTAAAAAAGCTCACTTTTTACTTCCAACAACCACTGCAATTTTAGGATCAATATTATACAAGGCTAGTTTATCTCTTGCTTTAAAATTAGGCTTACCTCCAACAGATTTAAAGCTTATAACCTGCATAATTGTTGTTATCGCTTTATCTTTAAATGGTAAAAAATTAAATTTAGGTTTTAAAGCTTTAAAAAGTTTTACTTCAGGAGGTGTAAAAATTGCTTCAAATAAAAAATCTGCAAAAAGTTTTCAATAG
- a CDS encoding ABC transporter ATP-binding protein codes for MLQIKNLQKVFNRDTVNEKTIFKNLNFHINKGDFITIVGSNGAGKSSLLNLISGSLLPDSGSINLNGMDISKLPEHKRTKFIGRVFQNPALGTSPSMTILENLSMAYNKGKKFGLSSGVSKKNIGFFKEILSNLSLGLENNINTKVGLLSGGQRQALSLLISTISNPDLLLLDEHTAALDPKTSETIIELTKKTIAEKNITTLMITHNLNHAIDIGNRLIMLHGGEIILDISGEEKKSLTITKLLDLFNNKKCEDFISDELALS; via the coding sequence TTGCTTCAAATAAAAAATCTGCAAAAAGTTTTCAATAGAGATACAGTAAATGAAAAAACAATATTTAAAAATTTAAACTTCCACATAAATAAGGGAGATTTTATCACTATTGTAGGCAGCAACGGAGCTGGTAAATCCTCACTTTTGAATTTAATATCTGGTTCATTACTGCCAGATAGTGGTTCTATTAATTTAAATGGAATGGATATTTCCAAACTTCCTGAGCATAAAAGGACAAAATTTATTGGTAGAGTATTTCAAAATCCTGCTTTAGGTACTTCTCCCTCTATGACTATACTAGAAAATTTGTCTATGGCTTATAATAAAGGTAAAAAATTTGGTCTAAGCTCTGGTGTTTCTAAGAAAAATATAGGTTTTTTTAAAGAGATATTATCTAATCTTTCTTTAGGACTTGAAAATAACATAAATACAAAGGTTGGTTTATTATCCGGTGGTCAAAGGCAGGCTTTATCTTTGCTTATATCTACCATATCGAATCCTGATTTATTATTATTAGATGAGCATACTGCAGCCTTAGATCCAAAAACCTCGGAAACTATAATAGAATTAACTAAAAAAACTATAGCTGAAAAAAATATAACTACCCTTATGATAACACATAATTTAAATCACGCTATAGATATAGGGAATAGACTGATAATGCTTCACGGCGGAGAAATAATTTTAGATATAAGTGGTGAAGAAAAGAAATCTCTAACTATAACTAAACTTTTAGATTTGTTCAACAATAAGAAGTGTGAAGATTTTATAAGTGACGAATTAGCTCTTTCTTAA